Part of the bacterium genome, GGGTCAGCCCAGTTGGAGAATCTTTTTCTACCGATAACAGGATGAAATTGTTGGTAGAAGAGGCGGCTTTTTCTGATGCGGGAGTCCCCGCCTTGGGCGGTAACGTCTTGAATACGGAGGCACCATTTCTTTTATTTGATGATGGGCTTCCAGGAAGGGGAATATCAACCTCCATTTCAAAGAAGGTCGGCTCTTCCACAGAGCTTGAGCGTAATCGTGCATGTTCTGGAGAGCGTAGCTCAGAGTTTGGGACTAATCGTTTCCGAGTTGGCACACGAGTCGGCACGTCATCTGAAGGTGTCTCGGCTTGCATAACCCGATCAATTTCTCGGCTATAGAGTTCGGTAGTGCGCGGTGGATAGGCATCTATGGCATCCATTCCCGTCTGAAATTCATCTCTCTGAGTGCTAGTGATATCTCGGTGGTCGAATTGATCACGAATAATCCGTGCGGTGATAAATATCAGGAGATTGACCCGACGTGTTCTTTTTGTGGAGCTCCGGAACAGATAGCCGAGTACTGGAACATCCATTAAATAGGGAACCCCGGTGTCGGCTTCGTCAACCTGGTCTGACATGAGTCCACCAATGACAATCATCTGCCCAGACTTTGCGATTGCAGTCGTTTCGCTGGTACGAACAGTTGTCGTTGGCCCCAGTGCTGATTGAGCTGATGTTTCTTGAACGCTTGAGACTTCCGTAAAGATATCAAGCCTTACCGTATCATTCGATGATATTTGCGGAGTAATCCGAAGAGTGATTCCCACATCTTGTCTATCAACGGTGTTAAACGTGTTGTTCAGGTTTTGATCGCTGGTTGAAGTGCTTGCTATAAATGGAACGTTCTGACCTACGACAATCTCTGCTTGTTGGTTATCTGTAGCAAGAATATTCGGAGAGCTGAGGACATTTACCATCGAATTGTTCGCAGCAGCATTTAAAATCACTGCTTGCGAGGGTAGGGTCAGATCCCCGACCGTGATTGTTCCAGCACTCGCCGCTGCAATAGTGAAGTTTGAAAGGGCAGTGGGATTTGTTATGAGACTTGCTAAGTTCCCAGAAAAAGAGCTTTGAGCGAGAAAGCCACCATCTTGACCACCGCCAGTTGACTGCCATTCAAGGGCATCTGTCTGGCTGTCATCGAGTTGAACTTCGAGTAAAAGTGCTTCAACAAGAACTTGCCTTGGCTTCACATCAAGACTCTGTAAAAGGTCAACGATTTTTTCGTATCCATCTTTATCTGAGTAAATAATGAGCGAGTTTGTCGAGGGATCGGAGGTAATAGAGAGGTCGTCGCCAAAATTTACAGAAGTAGAGCCATTGGCACCATTGCTGTTTTCATTGCGGGATCTCCCCGGAGTTCGAGTTTGGGAAGCAAGTCTGTTTTGAGCGTTTGAAAGACTTCCTGAGGAAGTGCTGTTCGCCTGGCTCCTTCCTGAACTTCCTCCTTGTCCCGTAAGATTGGCGAGGACCTCAGCGAGCTCCTCTGAGTTTGCATGTTGACATCGGTAGACGTAAAACCTGAAACCACTTTTGTTTGTTTCGCTGTCAAGTTGATCAACGAGTCCTCGGATGCGGGCGGTTGTCTCATCATCAGCGACGACAATAATTGAGTTTGTTCTCTCATCCGCAATG contains:
- the gspD gene encoding type II secretion system protein GspD; the encoded protein is MKRAFTQEHSAYNNSNAPYLMVRLSTEQIFSRLLLSTVTISLFLLAGPLFLVAGSLPSLDLSNISSLLSPQAAYAQVPKADSDVATEGTIINVKNADISALIRLFSEKTQRNFILDERIQGKVSLYLPSEVSAEESLKILDSVLALKGFSSVPIGENLWKIVPSKEAIQSTIPTITDDASRKHDPTAAVVTRLVHLKYINADDAKQILSPLVSSNGLINAYTGTNSLIIIDSDDNIARVIELITGLDVASRGRDLSIIPIVHADAIDIATKLQDILGESEAPGVSGGSDGSDTASRISALRARIREAARSSGSTGGSCSTSTNTAATISSDGSTISARTIEPKIIADERTNSIIVVADDETTARIRGLVDQLDSETNKSGFRFYVYRCQHANSEELAEVLANLTGQGGSSGRSQANSTSSGSLSNAQNRLASQTRTPGRSRNENSNGANGSTSVNFGDDLSITSDPSTNSLIIYSDKDGYEKIVDLLQSLDVKPRQVLVEALLLEVQLDDSQTDALEWQSTGGGQDGGFLAQSSFSGNLASLITNPTALSNFTIAAASAGTITVGDLTLPSQAVILNAAANNSMVNVLSSPNILATDNQQAEIVVGQNVPFIASTSTSDQNLNNTFNTVDRQDVGITLRITPQISSNDTVRLDIFTEVSSVQETSAQSALGPTTTVRTSETTAIAKSGQMIVIGGLMSDQVDEADTGVPYLMDVPVLGYLFRSSTKRTRRVNLLIFITARIIRDQFDHRDITSTQRDEFQTGMDAIDAYPPRTTELYSREIDRVMQAETPSDDVPTRVPTRKRLVPNSELRSPEHARLRSSSVEEPTFFEMEVDIPLPGSPSSNKRNGASVFKTLPPKAGTPASEKAASSTNNFILLSVEKDSPTGLTPPFRTEPHVAIEVPRSANHLLGDFTPGKTLKYGSHKDGLTVKVQAAFQTREQAQKNLKDPSRTLTWYALSPYEILKFGQGPWRRAPE